The Arachis hypogaea cultivar Tifrunner chromosome 14, arahy.Tifrunner.gnm2.J5K5, whole genome shotgun sequence genome has a segment encoding these proteins:
- the LOC112743857 gene encoding uncharacterized protein — MMRIGVYLDTILVPLSLFITIGYHAYLCHSIKNKPSRTTFGLNKLRRTSWALNLNQGDDKKNMLTVQSMRNTLMEAIFIASITILINMALAALTNNAYSARHSVFTSIFFGSKSDKIITLKYGSTSLCLVLSFLFSSMAIGFLIDANFLMNTHGEFLSWNYTQTILERGFTFALIGSRFFCVSVPLMLWMLGPVTVFIASLGLVCLLHEFDFVSKVSNLAINNVSI; from the exons ATGATGAGAATAGGTGTTTATTTGGACACCATATTGGTTCCTTTGAGCCTCTTCATAACAATAGGGTACCATGCCTATCTCTGCCATAGCATCAAGAACAAACCTTCACGTACAACTTTTGGACTCAATAAGCTTAGGAGGACTTCTTGGGCTCTCAACTTAAACCAg GGTGATGATAAGAAGAACATGCTAACAGTGCAAAGCATGAGAAACACTCTGATGGAAGCCATATTCATAGCTTCCATAACCATTCTAATAAACATGGCTTTGGCAGCTCTAACCAACAATGCCTATAGTGCAAGGCACTCAGTCTTCACCAGCATATTCTTTGGTTCAAAATCAGACAAAATCATAACATTAAAATATGGCTCAACCTCACTATGCCTTGTTCTTAGCTTCTTATTCAGCTCAATGGCCATAGGGTTCTTAATTGATGCAAATTTTCTTATGAACACTCATGGAGAATTTTTGTCTTGGAATTACACACAAACAATTCTAGAAAGAGGGTTCACATTCGCTCTAATTGGGAGTAGATTTTTTTGTGTTAGTGTTCCTTTGATGCTGTGGATGCTTGGTCCTGTCACAGTGTTCATAGCTTCATTGGGATtggtttgtttgttgcatgagttTGATTTTGTTAGTAAAGTCTCCAACTTAGCCATAAACAATGTATCAATATAA